A region of the Williamwhitmania sp. genome:
TCAAATATCAGAAACTATGAACTACTTATTCCAATAATCTTTGATATTCTTTCAGAAATGTTTGGCAATAATTCCAAAATATCTTCATTTTTTACTCAGTGTGTTGAAAATATAGAAAACATTCAAGGAAATATAGATATTCCATTTTCGAGAGATATTCTATTAAACTCTGCATTGTTCATGTATTCCTTAAATAATTCAATTAAAGATGAAAACAATTTTGTTTATGAATACAGACAGATGACTATAAGTTTTATGGTTCAAAGAAAGCATTATGCGAATAATGGTTCTAAATCAACATACTTTGCTATTTCCCTAGAAAAAGAATCAGAATATAAACATTTAGTAAAACTCTGTTTTGAAATTCTTAATGATGCCTTTACTAGTTATATAAAAATTAAGAACAACTAAACCGCGCCATAGAAATACCTAGCAAAAAAGCATTTCCTGTAAATTGCGTGAAACTAATACTTTTCTTTTTGTAACTTGCCTAAGCGTAAAGTGCCAGTTCTTTTTTGGTAAGGAAATCGTTGGTCGACAGCAACCGGAGGAGCGTAGCACTTTACGCAAACTTTTTTTTATAAAATATGACCCCATCCTGGCCTTCCCCTAACAGGGGAAGGAATGTGCTAACACTCCTACAGCTTGTTACAATAACCTAACCTCGCATAGAGAGGGCCTCACCCTTGTAGGGGAGGTTGGTGGGGGTCAGGTCACCATGCCAAATGACACCTTCCTAGCCTTCCCCTAGCAGGGGAAGGAATGTGCTAACACTCCTACAGCTTGTTACAATAACCTTACGGTCCATAGAGCGAGTTCCCCCTAATAGGGGGAGTGGTGAGGATCAGGTCACCATACCAAACGACCCCATCCTGACCTTCCCCTAACAGGGGAAGGAACGTGCTAACACTCCTACAGCTTGTTACAATAGCCTTACGGTCCATAGAGCGAGCTCTCCCTAATAGGGGGAGGTTGTGAGGGTCAGGTCATAATATACCTCTCTCGTCCTGCAATTTCCAACTGAATTCGCGCCACAACCTGTAATAAGTCTTGCATGACCTGCTCATTGGTGAAGCGAATTACCTTGAGATCGTAGTTAAGCATTATCTCGTAACTCCTATCCTCATCGTGCTCCCGCTGTGAAAGGGAGTTATGGTAACCTCCATCCACCTCAATAATTAGCCTCAACGGATGACAATAAAAATCTGCAATAAATCGGTCGATTGGATGCTGCCGACGAAAGCGATAGCCCAACCGTTTTTGTCTAAGTGCCTGCCATAAGATCTTTTCAGCCTCAGTTGGTCGT
Encoded here:
- a CDS encoding endonuclease domain-containing protein, which encodes MKSSFSMYCNATDSTIAMARELRQRPTEAEKILWQALRQKRLGYRFRRQHPIDRFIADFYCHPLRLIIEVDGGYHNSLSQREHDEDRSYEIMLNYDLKVIRFTNEQVMQDLLQVVARIQLEIAGRERYIMT